In one Lepisosteus oculatus isolate fLepOcu1 chromosome 26, fLepOcu1.hap2, whole genome shotgun sequence genomic region, the following are encoded:
- the abhd15a gene encoding protein ABHD15, translated as MLEWFAAVFVLIAVALLWPAKRYFGFEPWPGVLLGGLGRKTARRPSRELDRCVSDPCPAAGAPAGEEPVSLICKPSALANYLLKHCVTFSNFATALTWSWRASPFLQTVFSACWPLESSVHFMREYLQLSDDGLVALDWAVAGSAHHRRRRTSSNSTSPILLVIPNSFGKITRNVLKLCQVGLAHGYLPVVFSRRSQNGTPLSTPRLQQFGDPADLREAVRYIRYRQPAGRLYAVSESTGAGLLLSYLGECGSSSYVTAAACLSPIFRCQSWFESGPPWPFRWALLLYQKACLSRYKTALGDMVQMDKLFSSCSLRALEEALFCHPALTGGWEAYWERNDPLRDVDEVAIPVLCLCSRDDPVRGAPAATLPFELFETNPHFFLLLTAQGGHCGFSTPGEEGALQWSHQALLEFFRATTDFFAAEEQSKQAARRRGLGGGTNVRAFRHRSVSTCKRVPACSHNIHAIFSWQRSYTR; from the exons ATGCTAGAGTGGTTCGCTGCCGTTTTCGTCTTGATAGCGGTGGCCTTGCTCTGGCCTGCCAAGCGGTACTTTGGATTTGAACCCTGGCCGGGCGTCCTTCTCGGCGGGCTGGGGAGGAAGACGGCGCGGCGCCCGTCCAGAGAGCTGGACAGGTGCGTTTCCGACCCCTGTCCGGCGGCGGGGGCGCCAGCTGGAGAGGAGCCGGTGTCGCTGATATGCAAGCCTTCCGCCCTCGCCAACTACCTCCTCAAGCACTGTGTCACTTTCAGCAATTTCGCGACGGCTCTGACTTGGAGCTGGAGAGCCAGCCCGTTCCTACAGACCGTCTTCAGCGCCTGCTGGCCGCTGGAGAGCTCCGTGCACTTCATGCGAGAGTACCTGCAGCTGAGTGACGACGGGCTGGTGGCGCTGGACTGGGCGGTGGCGGGCTCGGCGCACCACCGACGGCGGAGAACATCCAGCAACTCCACCAGTCCTATCCTCCTGGTCATCCCGAATTCCTTTGGCAAAATCACCAGGAATGTCTTGAAG CTCTGCCAGGTGGGCCTGGCTCATGGCTACCTCCCCGTGGTCTTCAGCCGGCGCAGCCAGAACGGGACCCCCCTCAGCACCCCCCGGCTGCAGCAGTTCGGCGACCCCGCCGACCTCCGGGAGGCCGTGCGGTACATCCGGTACCGGCAGCCCGCGGGCCGGCTGTACGCGGTGAGCGAGAGCACGGGCGCGGGCCTGCTGCTGTCCTACCTGGGGGAGTGCGGCTCGTCCAGCTACGTGACCGCCGCCGCCTGCCTGTCGCCCATCTTCCGCTGCCAGAGCTGGTTCGAGAGCGGCCCGCCCTGGCCCTTCCGCTGGGCCCTGCTGCTCTATCAGAAGGCCTGCCTCAGCAG GTACAAGACGGCGCTGGGCGACATGGTCCAGATGGACAAGCTCTTCTCCAGCTGCTCCCTGCGGGCCCTGGAGGAGGCGCTGTTCTGCCACCCCGCGCTGACAGGCGGGTGGGAGGCCTACTGGGAGCGGAACGACCCCCTGCGGGACGTGGACGAGGTGGCGATCCCCGTGCTCTGCCTGTGCAGCCGCGACGACCCCGTCCGGGGCGCCCCCGCCGCCACCCTCCCCTTTGAGCTCTTCGAGACCAACCCCCACTTCTTCCTGCTGCTCACGGCGCAGGGCGGGCACTGCGGTTTCTCCACGCCCGGGGAGGAGGGCGCCCTCCAGTGGAGCCACCAGGCGCTGCTGGAGTTCTTCCGTGCCACCACGGACTTCTTCGCGGCCGAGGAGCAGTCCAAGCAGGCGGCCCGCCGCAGGGGGCTGGGGGGCGGCACCAACGTCAGGGCCTTCCGCCACCGGAGCGTCAGCACCTGCAAGAGGGTGCCGGCCTGCTCCCATAACATCCATGCCATCTTCAGCTGGCAGAGGTCCTATACTAGATGA